Genomic segment of Nostoc sp. TCL240-02:
TAACTAATAACCGCCAATTACCAATCCCCAATCCCTAATTTCTAATCTAGAATTCACAATCCAAAATCCAAAATCCAAAATCCTGTGGACTGGTCTCATCTTTGGCTTTATGTGTCTCCCCCGGTACTGGGTGGAATTATTGGCTATTTCACAAATGATATAGCCATCAAAATGTTGTTCCGTCCTTACCAAGCAATTTACATTGCTGGACGAAGAGTACCCTTCACGCCTGGCTTGATTCCCCGCAACCAGGAACGTCTAGCTCTGAACATTTCCAAGACCATTATGGGGTCACTGTTGACACCACAAGAATTACAAAATTTGGCGCGGCGTTTGTTGCAAACAGAACGCGTGCAAGCAGCAATTCTCTGGCTGTTGCGGTTGGCGATTGAACAAATCAACACAGAAAAAAACGAGAAAAGTGCCAAAATTGTCGCGGGAATTTTGCGGGATTTGCTAGGGGAATCCTTACCTCGCTTACTCAAGGTTTTAGCGCGACGTGAAGACTTTCTGGAAGCGCAAATCAATCAAATTTTTGACCAAATATTGCTGGAATTTCAACTGAGTGAAGAACAAGCTACAAGGCTTGCTGATTGGTTGTTAGAAGTAGTTTTACCACCGGATATGCTGCGCCAAGCAATAGTTGATTTTTTGACCGATCGCACGATTCAAATTATTGATGAAGGGTTCCGTGAAAAAACCAGTGGTACTTATTGGGTTGTAGCAAATTTGTTTGGCTTACGCAACACTCTTACACGCCTACGAACTTTTTGCTTAGATGAGAAAGAAGCTACCAATAATCGTTTGCAGGAATTGACTCAAGATTTGCAAATACGCGATCGCATCAGGAAATTCCTGCAAAATTTATCATTACAAAACTTGCCGATGGGCACGGTGCGTCAACTGCGAAAGACCACCCGCGAAAGTGTCCGCCATTACCTGCAAAACAGTGGCAGCGATTTTTTACAAGGATTAACTGATTCTGTTGATTGGGAAAATATTGCTGTAGTGCTACTGAATCGTCTTAGTACTTCACCGGTTGTCAGTACTTCTTTAGAAGTGATGAGTCAAGAGTTGGCTCTAATTTTAGATAAGTATTTGGAAAAAGATTTAGAAATAATTGTGGCACAGGCAATTCCGATTTTATCGATAG
This window contains:
- a CDS encoding DUF445 domain-containing protein, with the translated sequence MDWSHLWLYVSPPVLGGIIGYFTNDIAIKMLFRPYQAIYIAGRRVPFTPGLIPRNQERLALNISKTIMGSLLTPQELQNLARRLLQTERVQAAILWLLRLAIEQINTEKNEKSAKIVAGILRDLLGESLPRLLKVLARREDFLEAQINQIFDQILLEFQLSEEQATRLADWLLEVVLPPDMLRQAIVDFLTDRTIQIIDEGFREKTSGTYWVVANLFGLRNTLTRLRTFCLDEKEATNNRLQELTQDLQIRDRIRKFLQNLSLQNLPMGTVRQLRKTTRESVRHYLQNSGSDFLQGLTDSVDWENIAVVLLNRLSTSPVVSTSLEVMSQELALILDKYLEKDLEIIVAQAIPILSIDQVIVDRVKSTSPTDLEAAIEGIVKNELQAIVTLGGVLGFVIGLLQTVFLVLSQY